In the Ricinus communis isolate WT05 ecotype wild-type chromosome 3, ASM1957865v1, whole genome shotgun sequence genome, GGGACGCCTTTAACATAACAAAGGgaagatttataaaattaaggcTTAAATCCATcttgtaaaaataatagatagaAATAGAGAAAGAATGGAGGTTTGAAAAAGGGAATgcaaaagaatgaagaaaCAGTAGAGACTGGGTGAGGAGATAGAGAAAGAGGAGACAATATTTTGTCTTAAGTTAACCCTATGCATGAACGGTAGCAATAAAAGGATAAGAGAAAGGAATAAAAGAAGCAGTTTTAATCGTATTTgggtattaaaattttataggaAAGGGAGGAATAGAAGGGGAATATTTCCTCTTTAATTCTCTTGTAGAAGTTGAAATTAATTACCCCTTAATTTGGGATTTTAAAAGTTTCAATTcatgaaaagaaatgaaaatttaattaattattcttttatctcaattattgcaataaaaattcaagatttaattaatttccttccctttaatgattatttttatataaccAAACACAAGAGGATAAATTTTCTCTTCCCTTCCCTTTTAAATACCTTCTTTCCATTTCCTTCTTCATTTCCATGCATAGTGCAAGAGAGGGTGTATATAGAACAATATTTATGAGAGTatgtttgataattttatttgtattaatgGCAAAAAATAGGATTTTCCAATAGGCCAAAATAACCATGAGCAGCTATAGTACTATTAAGTTTCTTCCTCTTGATCAGATCTATATTGTAACCTTCATTAGCAGATTCATCTTCTGTTTAATAGCCTGAATTTTGGAAGGATCAACTGCTAACACTCAAGAAACAGAATGACAAAGAACTATCtgtatgaaattttattattacattCCAATTCTGTTTCAACCTCGGGGATAACAATTGTTACACTAAAATTACTATATTGACAGCAAAACAAACCTTTGATCCTTCAACACCtccatattaaaatttaactatgTATTCCGAATAATCTGTCTAAGCTAGAATAATCTGTCTAAGCTAAGGATATAATAAATGTAAGCAATCTGCATAATCGAGATTgatggaaaaaaataatagatggATTCTAGAGTTTATGACAGTATGAAATAAGTTAGATTTGGTTCAGTCGagatttaatcataaaataaggCTAAAATGGAAGGATATGTAGCTTTAATTTTCTGGcagcaaaaagagaaataatgaccggaagaaaaaattagagatCACACCACTCATGTATAACTTCCAGTTCCCACTATATCAAAATACTCACGTTCATCATTCAACagcctaaaaaataaaactaggtATTAGGCAAAGTAGTTTTTTCTAGAGACTACAAATTCTCCTAGTATGGTCGGTAATCTCAAATTCTCCTAGCAGATCAGAACTCTCATGTAGAGCAAGAGAACACAAAATACCAAgcagaaaaataacaaatattgAATGGGCAAAAcatgttgaaatatttgaGCCCTATGTCtgaattaacaaaaattttcAACTCTAGGAATCATAGATAGCAtcttgtaaaaaaaaaaattaaaataaaaaagattattaacttatcaaaattattacaatgaaagaacacctaaatatttttccctgaactagatttataaaattctagATTCAGCACACTAAAATTCCAAGTAAACataatatatttgtcgataatTTGGCAAGTACATCCTAAGATGATTTTTGTAATAAAAGCTGCCCGccaattattaataatagacCTTTAACTAATTCAATTCATTCTCTGTTTTTCAATCGCAATGAcattaatatcaaaaaaacAATGAGCACCtaatctgtttttttttttaggcaTTTGTGTATGAATCTCATGGTAACATCAAGAACATAGGCCTTAACAACAAAGCGTACCTTCCTCTAACTTGCCCAAGAATATCCTGTGCTTTTGCACCATAGCCAATCTCAGCTCCATCCTGTGCAGAAATTAGGGTAAAACAcacttaaataataaacacTGAAAACTCAATGAGGAAGAGAGAACTTGGGAAATAGACATAGAACCAAACCTTTGCCCAATATGAATTATCTTTAAGCCTCTCATCAGAGAATACCACGTCGTCAACTTTTACTCTCTGAAAACGTATAGCTGATTGTGGCTGCAATAACAAATTCCAGTTAAGTGTACACATAGAATCAATCATACTCTTGGACagaatttttcaaagaaatcattaaataaacatcaccattaaacacaataaaataGATAGGTACAAGGAGGGGGGATGGATAGAGAACATAGAACATCTAATAGACCCCTTTTCTAGAAATTAGGAAAAGCTATTCtgatacaaaaataaaagaaaagaagaggagTACAGCAGCACACGTGGCACCATTCcagaatatttttaagagaTTTTCTCATGGAAAGTTCAAGAAGAAGTCAACAGATTAGTAGGGAAATATTCTGCTAATTAGTTTCTTAGTTATCATCTGTTATTAGTTATCATTATCTATCATTTAGTTGCAGATAATTTAGGATAATATTTCTActcttatttaaataattcagGATGAAGTTTGTACTTATCACTCCTTAGAAGTATGGAGTTATGCTTTGGCTATGTATTTGAAGATGAGATTGTTTAATGAAAGAGGCAAGCAAACTTTCATCTAAATATTGTGAGATCAGTGAGCTCTCTCCCTACAATTAGTCAGTCAAGATAGGTAGAGGAAGAAGAATCCCAATAAATCTCCTTCTCCATCTCCAATAAGGTTAGGAGAGGATTTTACACTTCAAGGTCCCATTACTCGATCCAAAGCCAAGGCACATATCATATTCTCATCCAACcacattaaaataaagattttagtGGTCCAGTGCCTCAATACTTGTGTGATTGCATGTacaatttatttgaaaaaattaaaacatagaTAATACAGTCTGACATGAATAACACCAGTTACCATATTCAGTCTCTAAATCAATTGCAGAATATGTCAGGTGAGGTTTACAGAACATGCAAGGGGCACCACCTTGGGAGATCAATTATATTGTATTGCGAGTATATACTCTAccccttcttcttttcttttgcataTACACAATATTATCATCCAAAAAGAACATTAGGCACCTAAATAAAACATGTTAAGAATTGTGAACATGCATCTTAGGCATAAGCATGTTAAGCTTAACTATGCTAAAGTAATTACGAAAATATGATATGTTATAATCAGGTAgaatagaatataaaaaaaatgattgaaTATGATGTCAATCTTGAGAACGTCTAATCACAGTTTTGCAAAGCTTAATGGATTCTTCTTTACTATCAAGCATCATTTTGATAATGGCCTATTAGAAACATCAACACATATGattagatataatttttatgtaatattaaaatacaatatccAGTCCTTTATTGGCTAAACCCTAGTGTTTTTACCATCAACTTTACAAAAAAATACAGCAACAAACTCCACACAGATGATTGGAAtgaataaaactcattttattCTGCATAccactaattaaaaaaagtatatatacaGAAAATAAATGCATCAAATACCTAACCATTAGCTAGCAGAAGtctcttaaaatttttttactattccCTAAGATAGAAAGATAGGCAGATCACAGGAGATCTCCATAAGATGACAGGATACAGCATACATGCATATTTGCATTATCATTGGAAATCTGTAAAGATTGTAAAACAAGTGGAAACATGCAAGGACATTTAGGATTTAAGCAAGTCAACATCAGAATTTGAAGCTAAGTAACACACTATCACCTATTAGATTGTTCAAGTCATACCTCAGTTGAACCATTCTGCTGCTTCTCGATTTTCTTCATGGAAGATTTCTCTCCAATTTCCTTGAGGCTTCGGTTTGACTGCCCATTAAGCTCTATAGTCAATAATTTCTGGGCCTCGCCAGAAACAGTTTGgctgttttcttctttctgGGGCTTCTCTTCAATTCTAGAGGATGAATCTAACCCTGTAGAATGATCTCTTACTTTGGGCTCTTCAGAATCTTTTGTCTTTCTACGTTTAGATTCTTCTGTCTTTATGTGTTTGGATACTTCAACTAGTTTTTCACCATTGGGCTGATCTTCAATTAGTTTTTCACCATCTTCAGACGCTgttcttttcctcttcttggAATTTTTATCCtgtttttcaataaaatcCTCCTTTGGAGTCTTTAAATTTTCAGAATCAATTTTCTGTGGATTTTCTTCAGCAACAATAGGATCAGAAGACAgcttgtttttcttcttcttcttcttcttatcctTTGGTTTATCATCTGTCTTGGAGTCCGTCATTTTCTCATCAGCTTTTATTGCTACATCCTTAGATTTTTCTACAGTTGGCTCAGACACTGACTCTTCATTTGGGTTATTACAAAGAGATTCTGAACCCAAGTTGctttgcttctttttgtttctcgTTTTCTCTTTAGGTTTCACCTCTGTGGACATGGTATTATCAGGAGTTGGATTCTCTTCAGCATTCTTAGGACCAATAGATTTATCAACAGCACTCTTATCcttcttcctttcctttccaTCACCCGTAGCAGAAGCAAAATCACCATTTCCATCTGTTCTAGAAATGCCTACAGTTTGTAGTTCTGCAGATTaaccaaaataaacaaataatacaAACATTCACATAcaaataacattaaaagataaaaaggaaaCTACAAAACTTCCACATGTAAACAAAGAAATTTCGTTTAGAAATTTGAAGCATACCTTGCACCCTGTGGCTCTTGGAGTTTTTATTGGCATGATTACtgcaaaacaataaaatccgAAATTTTtacactaataataaaaagaaatacagaagagcaaagataaatttaaaatttaagaaaattgtaccattatgttcatatatatgtaattgctacaattgaattaataaaagcCATACCGCATATCCAAAATCTTGATAAACATCTCTTGCAGGTCAAAAGAAGATTCAATTAAATCATCTTtctgtaagaaaaaaaaaagggaaataaCCGAAGTCAATGAAATtaaacagagagagagagagagagagagaggagaaagaaagaaaaagacctGGATTCTGGCTTCAGAACGAAACTTCTTAACAGTTTTGGAGAAGCCACTTCGTTCCAGATACTGAGCTATGGAATTCAAGAGCAATGTCTTCTGCTCCGGCTTAAGAATTAGTTTGTCGTTGTTGTTGCTGCCGTCGTCTAGCTTCATGCTGCTTGCTGGCGGTTTAGACAACAACAGCACCTGGCGAGGCTTAAATGCTAAAATGCTAGGATTCACTTCTACTGTCTTTCCAATTTGGGTTTTGGGCATGTAATTTcttccttcctttttcttttaaatatatatatgtatagagAAAGAGCTCTCTAAGCTGATATAGTCTCTGCAAAAACAGTAGCCAAGAGAAGCCCAAATAAATGTATAACTTTAGGATATCAGAAAAGAGCAAGAAATAGACAAAAGATAAGACGAATAAGCATTACCGGAGCAGAGTAcagaaaagaagcaaaataAGATTTGGCCAGCGGTGGGCGGAGGGCCAATTTTTTGAAGGTGgttgtatttatattattaggtGAATAGAAGGGAGCTAGGGCTTCTTCTCTGTCCAAtaaaggttttctttttcaaaattactGTTACTGTTTTATGGATGTATTAATTTCTATGTCCctctaaaagtaaaaataataaaaataataataataatatttttatttaattcattaatttataaattatatttttaattaaatattaattttattttaaaagaaaacatcagTTAACTAATAtgtagttttctaatcatataataatataaattttattttataaaatattaattaaattttaatattatattaactaataaattaattttataattaaataatttttcaaaatctagaaaataacatttgaaattatatttttattatcatatttaataataaattagtttttaattatataataaattcttaatattaaaagttagtaaTATCAACGATGGACTCAAACTCTAGGCGAAGGTGCATGAGGAACTGAAATAGACGTTGCTGATCTCGGGCCTTCTGCTGCTTCTTGTGTcacgtgagttttgttttatccCCAAAACTTTGCCCACGTGCGGCCTAGCTCACTTGATCTCCCCGAAGTCAAGATTGCTAGTCAGCCTTCCCTCGGATGCCAAACTCTGCAAAACGCTAGCGGTAGTAAGTTTAAGAAAGTGGCACAAAGAGAGCACAAGAGTTTTGGAAATGTAAGCTTATATTGCTTAGTTCTCTATCTTTCTCTCTAcacttctctctctctttctctactTCTCTCTACTTCTCTTTACTTGTCACAAATGACACAAGGATGAGGTATTTATAGATTTCCCCCTGTTCACTAgcatggccgtgttcctggccgtgttactctctgtggtcgtgttCTCTAGAAGCTTCTGGCTCTTTCATGTTTTgatgcatccaacacggccgtgtttatGGTAGTGTTGGCAACACGGGCTGTGTTGAATCCAGCACGGCCGTGTCAAGGTAGCCTTCCTTGCCTAATTGTGAGGCGGGCTGTGACATTCTCCCCCACTCAATCTGGCAACGCCCCCGTTGCCTTCTCCTCGTAAGCTTTGATTTTCTCCTCGAATTGCCACAAGTCACGAATCGGCTCCCAACTTGCTTCACTTTCGAGGAGTCCCTTCCACTTGACAAGAAACTCCGTCATAGGAGGTTGATTGGATTGTGGCACCTTACGATGAGAGATGATGTAGTCCACCTCTTTGTCATACTGAGCCCGCACATTCAAAGGAGCTCTTGTAGACTTACCTCAGCTCGGGTCATCGCGATCCTCCCTATAAGGCTTCAGCATGCTCACATGAAAAACAGGATGGATCTTAATGCCTTGTGGTAGTTCTACCTTGTACGCTACCTTACCCACACGCTTAATAATGGGGAAAGGTCCATCGTACCTTCTTCGGAGTCCCCAATGAAGTCCGTCGGCTTTGCCATGCAAATATAGCTTGACAAGCACCTTGTCCCCTTCCTTGAACTCCATTGGTCTCCTCTTCTTGTCCGCCCACTTCTTCATTCGCTTGGATGCCTTTTCCAAGTAGGCTCGAGCAACGTCGGCTTGCTCCCTCTATTCCTTCGCAAGCTTGAAGGCAGGTGGACTTCGGCTTGACCAATCCATGGCAAGAGTGCTTGGTGTGTAAGGTTGTTGGCCCGTAACTATCTCGAATGGACTCTTGCCTGTAGACTCGCTTCTTTGCAAATTGTAAAAGAATTGGGCAACATCAAGCAGCTTCGCCCAATCTCGTTGGTTGGCACTCACGTAGTGCCTCAGATATAGTTCCAAGAGTGCATTGATCCTCTCGGTTTGCCCATCGGTTTGGAGGTGCATACTTGTAGAGAACCTGAGGTCAATGCCTAATAGCTTGAACAACTCTGTCTAAAAACGACCCGTGAAGCGAGTATCTCGATCGCTTACTATCGATCTTGGCACACCCCAATATTTCACCACATGCTTCATGAAAAGACGGGCAGCTTCTTCGGCGGTGACGGCCTTTGGAGCGGGAATGAAGATGCCATATTTAGAGAATCGATCCACCACCACGAAGATCCATGCACAACCTTCAGATAAAGGAAGCCCCATGATAAAATCCATGGAGACACTTTCCCACGGTCTCCCGGGAATAGGAAGTGGCTCTAACAAACCACTCGGGGCTTGTTGCTCCATCTTGTCTTGTTGACACACAAGACAAGCCCTCACGTAGGCCTCCACATCTTCCCTCATGCGAGGCCAATAGTAGGCATTCTCCATAAGCGCCATCGTGCGTTGTATGCCGGGATGACCCGCCTACTTGCTGTCGTGGCACTCTTTAAGGATCTCCTTTCTAAGATTGTCATGGAGCGGTACGTATAGCCTCCTTCTTTTGGTGTAAAGCAAGTCTCCTTCTAGCCAAAATCTTCGAGTCTTGCCTTCTCGAACAAGAGTAAGGAAGTTCTTGGCCATAGAATCATGCTTTAGCCCCTCCTTGATGCGCTCCACCAAGTTGCATGTAGTACGGCTTATATCAGCAAGCTCCCCCTTTTGGCTTAGTGCATCGGCAACAAGGTTTGCTTTACCTGGCTTATACTCCATGACGTAGTCGAATTCTGCAAGAAAGTCTTGCCACCTAGCTTGCTTCGGTGTGAGCTTCTTTTGCGTTTGAAAGTAGCTAGTGGCAACATTATCGGTCTTGACAACAAACTTGCTCCCAAGCAAGTAGTGCCTCCACGTTCACAAGAAATGGACTATAGCGGTCATCTCCTTCTCTTGCACCGTATACTTTTTTTCGGTGTCATTCAGTTTCCTGCTTTCGAAGGCTATTGAATGCCCCTCTTGCATAAGTACTCCACCAATAGCAAAGTCGGAAGCATCTGTGTGGATTTCAAATGCCTTAGTATGGTCAGGAAGTACTAGGGCCGGCTCCTCCATAATGGccttctttagcctttcaaagGCTTGTTGGCACTTCGTAGGCCAATCCCAAACACTGCCCTTCTTTAATAGATCCGTCAAAGGAGTGGCAATGGAAGAATAGCCCTTGATGAACCTCCGATAATAGTTCACCAAACCAAGGAAAGATCTCAACTCGGTCACCTTGGTTGGCGGCTCCCAATCTTGGATGGCCTTCACCTTTGAACCATCCATCCTTAACTTTCCATCGCCAACGATATGCCCAAGGAATGCCACCTCTCATTGAGCAAAGGAGCATTTCTCCTTCTTGACGTAGAGCTTGTTATCCCGCAAGGCTTTGAACACTAGCCTTAGATGCTCTACGTGCTCCTCCAAAGTGTTACTATAAATAACAATATCGTCGAGATAAACAACGACAAACTGACCAAGGTAAGGAGCAAGTACCTTGTTCATAAGTGTGCAGAATGTGGCCGGTGCATTTGTAAGGCCAAAGGGCATGACAAGGAATTCGTATGATCCATATCTCGTCACACATGCTGTCTTTGGCTCATGTCCCTCGGAAATGCGCACTTGATAGTACCCGGACCGTAAATCCAACTTGGTAAACCACTTAGCACCACCAAGTTGATCGAAGATGTCGGCAATGTTAGGAATCAGGTACTTATTCTTGACTGTGATCTTGTTTAACGCACGGTAGTCTATGCATAACCGAAGAGAACCGTCATGCTTCTTCTGAAACAAGATCGGCGCACCATATGGAGCTTTGGATGGCCTTATATAGCCTGCATCAAGCAGCTCCTTAAGTTGCCTCCTTAGTTCCTCTAGCTCCGGAGGCGCCATACGATAGGGTGCAAAGGCGGGTGGTTTGGCTCCCCGTTCTAACTCGATCTCGTGGTCCACTTCTCGTCGTGGAGGAAGCTTCTTCGGCAGCTCAGGCGGCATAACATCTTTGAACTCATCAAGCACGCCTTGGATAGGGCTTGGAAGTGTGGCATCATCAACATAGGGACCTTCTTCCACCTTGAGGGTTGCTAGGAAGGTTGGCTCCTTCCTTTTTACCCCTTTTGAGAGTTGTATGGCCGATACCATCATATCTTGGCTTAGCTCCCTCTTTATCGGCACAACACAAGGTTGGCCATTCTCCATTATGCACATGGTGTTGGCGTAGGGAACTAAGAATGCCTTCACCATGTCGAGGAAGTCCATACCAAGATAGAATCGTTGATCATCAATATGAGCAATGGTGATATCGACCTTACCTTGCCATTGGCCTATACGGATGTTGGTCCCTCTCGCTATGCCAATGACAGGTAGCCTCTTTGCATTCACGCCCTTGATGAagcccttttcctttttataagGCAGCTTTATAGAGTCGGCCACCTCCTTTGCCATATACACCGTATCAGCCCCGGTATCCACCATGGCTTGGATGCTTTCGCCTCCGATGTTAGTCTCCACGTACATCCGACCACGAGGCTTCTGCTCCACTTTGGCTTGGATGGCATTGAGGAGTCGAAGGGAAGCAATTCTTCGTTCTTCTTCTCACTTTTCCTCTTCGCTGATTACTAAAGCTCCAAGCTTCCCACGCTTTGGACACTCGTAGGCACGATGAGGTCCGTCGTAGATGAAGCAAGCAAGCTTTTTCAGAGAAGAACTATGCTTGTCTTccttcttccacttgcctttaTCCTTATATGAAGCCTTACCATCCTTTGTAGAAGATTTTCCTATATCTCCACCACCTTTGTCACTTCCTTCGTACTTCTTTACTTTTGTCTTAAATGAgtccttcttcttcaactcTATTAAGGACTCGGCCACTGCCATTGCGGTGGCAAGGTCCTGCACACCTCGCCTTTCTAGCTCTAATTGAGCCCATCGAGACAACCCATCAATGAAGGCATGGAAAGCTTCTTTCTCTCCCAAATCGGAAATCTCCAACATCAATTCGGAGAATTCTTTCACATATTCCCGAATATAACCATCTCTATGTTGGAGTCGTCGAAGCTTTGACCTTGCCTCCTTCTCAGCATTGTCGGGATAGAATTGCTTCTTAAGCTCCCACACAAAATCTTCCCATGTATTAGTGGTGCAAAGGCCCTTTTTCACATCCTCGCACCTACGTCTCCACCATACGGTAGCAATATCACTTAAGTAGAGAGATATGGACTTTATCTTAGTGGCGTCGTCCACTATGCCCACTGCATCCAAGTATCCCTCCAAGTTCCACAAGAAGTTGTCGATCTCCCTTGCACTCCTAGCCCCACCGTAGGCCTTTGGTTTAGGAGCATCGACTTTGTGCACCGCTGTTACTTGTGCTCCCCCACTATTCGCCAATGCGGCCTTGCACAAGTTAAGCTCCACCTCGAGCTTATCGACCTTCTCCAGGCATTGGGCAAGCAACTTCTTAAGAGCCTCATTGTCCCTCGCTAAATTGTCGGTGAGAGTATTTAAGGCACCTTGCATCTCCCCGCAAAGCTCCCCATCGTCCTCCTTGGACTCTAGCTTCTCGATGCGAAGGTCCATGTCTTCGATTTTATCACACCAATCGGACATGGTAGTCTCCACCTTGACTAGCCTATCCTCCATCGCGCCAATCACGTCGCGGGACTTATCCCTACGGCCCTTTCCGCTATCCTTTCCTCCTTCCCTTGGAGTGGGAGGAGCGGTAGAAGTGGATTGCTCACCAACTTTGGCCATAATCTAGTGCAAGAATTCCCCAAAGAACTCAAACACGCTCTATTGCCAACTGGGCTTTGACACGAACCTAGCTCTGATTCCAACTGTcacgtgagttttgttttatccCCAAAACTTTGCCCACGTGCAGCCTAGCTCACTTGATCTTCCCGAAGTCAAGATTACTAGTCAGCCTTCTCGGATGCCAAACTCGGGAAAGTTTCAGCAATTACGCTAGCGGTAGTAAGTTTAAGAAAGTGGCACAAAAAGAGCACAAGAGTTTTGGAAATGTAAGCTTATATTGCTTAGTTCTCTATCTTTCTCTCTAcacttctctctctctctctctacttcTCTCTACTTGTCACAAATGACACAAGGAGGAGGTATTTATAGATTTCTCCCTGTTCACCAGCATGGCCGTGTTCTCTAGAAGCTTCTAGCTCTTTCATGTTTTgatgcatccaacacggccgtattTATGGTC is a window encoding:
- the LOC8258082 gene encoding lisH domain-containing protein C1711.05 isoform X2, with amino-acid sequence MPKTQIGKTVEVNPSILAFKPRQVLLLSKPPASSMKLDDGSNNNDKLILKPEQKTLLLNSIAQYLERSGFSKTVKKFRSEARIQKDDLIESSFDLQEMFIKILDMRNHANKNSKSHRVQGISRTDGNGDFASATGDGKERKKDKSAVDKSIGPKNAEENPTPDNTMSTEVKPKEKTRNKKKQSNLGSESLCNNPNEESVSEPTVEKSKDVAIKADEKMTDSKTDDKPKDKKKKKKKNKLSSDPIVAEENPQKIDSENLKTPKEDFIEKQDKNSKKRKRTASEDGEKLIEDQPNGEKLVEVSKHIKTEESKRRKTKDSEEPKVRDHSTGLDSSSRIEEKPQKEENSQTVSGEAQKLLTIELNGQSNRSLKEIGEKSSMKKIEKQQNGSTEPQSAIRFQRVKVDDVVFSDERLKDNSYWAKDGAEIGYGAKAQDILGQVRGRDFRHEKTKKKRGSYRGGQIDLQSHSVKFNYSDDE
- the LOC8258082 gene encoding lisH domain-containing protein C1711.05 isoform X1 yields the protein MPKTQIGKTVEVNPSILAFKPRQVLLLSKPPASSMKLDDGSNNNDKLILKPEQKTLLLNSIAQYLERSGFSKTVKKFRSEARIQKDDLIESSFDLQEMFIKILDMRNHANKNSKSHRVQELQTVGISRTDGNGDFASATGDGKERKKDKSAVDKSIGPKNAEENPTPDNTMSTEVKPKEKTRNKKKQSNLGSESLCNNPNEESVSEPTVEKSKDVAIKADEKMTDSKTDDKPKDKKKKKKKNKLSSDPIVAEENPQKIDSENLKTPKEDFIEKQDKNSKKRKRTASEDGEKLIEDQPNGEKLVEVSKHIKTEESKRRKTKDSEEPKVRDHSTGLDSSSRIEEKPQKEENSQTVSGEAQKLLTIELNGQSNRSLKEIGEKSSMKKIEKQQNGSTEPQSAIRFQRVKVDDVVFSDERLKDNSYWAKDGAEIGYGAKAQDILGQVRGRDFRHEKTKKKRGSYRGGQIDLQSHSVKFNYSDDE